The DNA segment ATCATCATCACGTAGACCGCGCTGGAAAGACGGTTCAGCGCCTGCAAAATATCCGGTCGCAGGACGTCAAAACCGCGGGTGATAAAGACCTGGGCGGCGATCGTTTCCGTCTCGCGAACTTTGGTACGTAGCAGATTCAGCAGCGCGGACTCACGACCATGACTGGCTTCAGGCACCAGATGATCGTGCTCCAGATAACGCAACGGTTGATGGGAAAGACGATGCAGATCATCCTCGTTCAGCCCGACAATGGACTGTGCCGCCAGGGGTTCATCCATCGCATCGGCGCGCATAATGTTGCCCAGCCGCGAACGAATATCTGCCAGCCAGGGCTGCCATGGCTCCGCCAGTTCGATTTGCAGCCACACTGACAGCGCGATGGTGCTGTCCAGCGCGGCACGAAAGCCCAGACGCGGATCGCTTTTGGCGACCATTTTGTCCGCCGTCAGGTGGGTCAAGGTGTCAGGCTTTTTCGCCACCGGCTGGCGACACAGTTCACAGCAGGCCTGGGGATGCGTATCGCTACTGGTTAACCCGTGCACCGGCTGCGGCTGCTGTTGCTCGTCGTCGACAAACAGACTGCCCTGCTCATCCAGAAACTTGATGCGCAGATGACGGCCTTCCAACAGTTCGCGGGCAGAGGGCGTCAGGCGAGCGTCAGCGGGGAGATGGATTTCCGCCCCTTCGCTGAGCGTATGGTTCGCTCTGAGCCATGCTTCGGTGATGAAATCTTTCATACCGATTGCCAGTTCGCAGGCCACGCAACGTACAGGAAGCGCACGGTCGTCGGCGTGCCAAATTCAATGCTCGAGCCTTTGGGGATAAACATGACATCCCCGGCTTTGGCGATCATCGTTTCACCTTCATGGCGCACATGCAGTTCACCGTCGAGCACCATGTCGATTTCGTCGTAGTTCAGCGTCCACGGGAAGAACGCGTTATCCCACTGCATGAACCCGGCGGCCATACTGCTGCCGTCCTGCTCGGTAACGAGATCGGTCAGGCCCACGCAGTGCGGCTGTGCGCCGTCGAAGCGGCCAAACTTAACGCTGCTGCCATCGATCACTTTGATGCCGCCTTTGCCGGTCACCGAATGAAAACCCGGTTGCATCCCGCCCTGCTCCAGCGACTGTTTTTCCTTCAGCACTTTGTCCATCAACTGCGAAACCAGACTCTCGGTAAACTGCCCTTCCGGTAGTTGCGCGATGATAGTTTCACGAATGCGCTGCGTTTCAGATTTGGCCTCGTCCACACTGCACGCTGCCGTTGGCGCGGATCCCTCGCACTCCACAATCGTAATGCCCAGTAACTCCGCGACTTCACGGGCTTCCGGGGTGATGATGCTGGCGCGCAGCACCACCGACATCTCTTGTTCGCCTCGTGCGTGCGCCGCACGTATATCGTTAGCTGTGATAAGTGTTTTCACCTGCCCCTTCCTCCTTTTGGCTGAGCTCAGTCAGATAGTCCACCAGGTGCTGCACGCTTTGCGGGTCATGGCTGTTGAGTTCGAAAATCGGCTCCTGAAACCCAATCCCGCGCAGTAATTCCCGCGTTGCGGTCACGTCGGCATCCGGCATATCCGTTTTGCTGATCACGGCGATGTGTCGTTTACTGGCACCGATATCTAACAGCCCGGCAGGTAAGCGACTTTCTTTGTCATTGGCCGCATGGACATAAATCAACGTATCAACGTCCTGCAGCGTGGTAATTAAGGCGTGATACCAGCGGGGATGACTGAAATATTCCCCTGGCGTATCGATATCGCCATTTTTATTAAATTCCACGGCCTGCGTTTTTCTGGCGAGGGAATAATTTCCCTGTAAGGCATTAAAAAGCGTTGTTTTTCCCGCGCCGACAGTGCCAACAAACGCAATACGTTTCATAAGCACCTCAGAATTAGCTTTTCGTCAGGTCGCAGAGGGTGAAATTTAATAACCGCCCCAGCCCACTGACCGTTTGCAATAAGGCCTCTTCTACCGCGCCGACCGAGCCGTAGATCACCAGCGCACCACTGAATCTGTCGAGAAAACCGATATGTACGTCGGCAGCCTTCATCGCCAGATCGCCGGCAATCATCGCGGTTTCTCCCGGCGTCAGGGTCATAATGCCGATGGCCCCGGCTTCGGGAACGCCGATCTTTTTCGCCAGTTCTTCACCTGGATGCGCAATGAGATGCGCCAGCGTGACCTGTTTGCCCGGCACAAATTCCTGAATGATGCGTTCTTTATCCATTGCTCACCGCCTGTGTTAAGACTGGGCTTATCGTGGCAATTTTTTGTCAGGGTAAATAACAAAATTCGGCAAGATGATTTAAAAGGTGAAGTGGATCACTAATACGCAGAAAATAAAAAGGCGCGGGAGAAACCCGCGCCGGAATTAATTAAAGTGAAATTACAGCGGCTGTGTTTGCGCCTCAACCACTGCCAGCGCCACCATATTAACAATTCGACGCACAGAGGCGATCGGCGTTAATACGTGAACCGGTTTTGCCACGCCCATCAGAACCGGGCCAACCGTGACACCTTCTGAACTGGAGACGCGCAGTAAATTATAACTAATACGCGCGGCTTCCATATTTGGCATCACCAGAATATTGGCCGAGCCTTTCAGCGGGCTGTCCGGCATCCGGTCATTACGAATGCTTTCCACCAGCGCGGCATCACCATGCATTTCGCCGTCAATCATCAGGTCAGGCGCACGTGCTTTGATAATCTCCAGCGCGGCGCGCATTTTGCCGGCAGACGGACAGTCGGACGAACCAAAGTTAGAGTGTGACAGCAACGCCACTTTCGGTTCGATACCAAAGCGACGCACGGTTTCCGCCGCCATCACGGCGATTTCCGCCAGCTCTTCCGGCTCAGGATCGTCATTGACGTAGGTATCGGCAATAAAGGTGTTACCGCTCGGCAGCAGCAACGCGTTCATCGCCCCGGCGGTATGGACGCCTTCACGGTAGCCAAACACCGCTTTCACCACGCTGAAGTGTTCATGGTAATCACCGATAGTGCCGCAGATCATCGCATCTGCTTCGCCGCGCTGTACCATGATCGCGCCAATCACCGTGGTGTTGGCGATCACCGCACGCTGCGCCTGCTCCTGAGTAATGCCACGACGCTTCATGATCTGGTAGTACTCGTTCCAGTACTCTTTAAAGCGCGGATCGGATTCATTGTTGACGATCTCAAAATCAACACCCGCTTTGATCTGCAGACCCAGTTTTTGAATGCGCATTTCGATTACGCCAGGACGACCAATCAGGATCGGCTTCGCCAGACCCAGCGTGATCAGTTCCTGCGTGGCGTGCAGCACGCGCGCCTCTTCCCCTTCCGGCAACACGACACGCTTCGGTGCTTTGCGTGCCTGCGAGAAAATCGGCTTCATGAACAGGTTGGTTTTGTAGACAAATTCGGTCAGCTTATCGATATAAGCATCAAAGTCGGCAATCGGGCGCATTGCCACGCCGGAATCCATCGCCGCTTTGGCAACCGCTGGCGCGATTTTAACGATCAGACGCGGGTCGAACGGTTTTGGAATGATGTATTCCGGGCCGAAACTCAGATCCTGGTCGCCATAGGCTGAGGCCACGACTTCGCTCTGCTCGGCATGCGCCAGTTCGGCAATGGCATGGACCGCAGCCAGCTTCATCTCTTCGTTGATTGCCGTCGCGCCGACGTCCAGCGCGCCACGGAAAATGAACGGGAAGCACAGGACGTTGTTGACCTGGTTCGGGTAGTCGGAACGGCCGGTACAGATAATGGCGTCCGGACGCACCTCTTTTGCCAGCGGCGGCAGAATTTCCGGTTCCGGGTTAGCCAGCGCCAGAATCATCGGCGCGCGGGCCATTTTCTTGACCATCTCCTGAGTCAGCACTTTCGGGCCTGAACAACCGAGGAAAATATCCGCGCCGTCGATGACGTCATCCAGCGTCCGTTTACCGTCATCGTCTACCGCGTAGGCCGCTTTGGTTTCAGCCATATTCGGCTCACGACCTTTGTAGATGACGCCCTTAGAGTCGCAGACCACGATGTTGTGCTTCTGCATTCCCAACGCCACCAGCAGGTTCATACAGGCGATCGCCGCCGCGCCCGCGCCGGATACCACCATCCGCACGTCGGAGATATTTTTCTCTACCACCCGCAGACCGTTAAGAATGGCGGCGGTACTGATGATCGCGGTGCCGTGCTGATCGTCATGGAACACCGGAATATTCATGCGTTCGCGCAGTTTCTGTTCGATGTAGA comes from the Citrobacter amalonaticus genome and includes:
- the eutT gene encoding ethanolamine utilization cob(I)yrinic acid a,c-diamide adenosyltransferase EutT; protein product: MKDFITEAWLRANHTLSEGAEIHLPADARLTPSARELLEGRHLRIKFLDEQGSLFVDDEQQQPQPVHGLTSSDTHPQACCELCRQPVAKKPDTLTHLTADKMVAKSDPRLGFRAALDSTIALSVWLQIELAEPWQPWLADIRSRLGNIMRADAMDEPLAAQSIVGLNEDDLHRLSHQPLRYLEHDHLVPEASHGRESALLNLLRTKVRETETIAAQVFITRGFDVLRPDILQALNRLSSAVYVMMILSVTKHPLTVSQIQQRLGGEQ
- the eutQ gene encoding ethanolamine utilization acetate kinase EutQ; protein product: MKTLITANDIRAAHARGEQEMSVVLRASIITPEAREVAELLGITIVECEGSAPTAACSVDEAKSETQRIRETIIAQLPEGQFTESLVSQLMDKVLKEKQSLEQGGMQPGFHSVTGKGGIKVIDGSSVKFGRFDGAQPHCVGLTDLVTEQDGSSMAAGFMQWDNAFFPWTLNYDEIDMVLDGELHVRHEGETMIAKAGDVMFIPKGSSIEFGTPTTVRFLYVAWPANWQSV
- the eutP gene encoding ethanolamine utilization acetate kinase EutP, which gives rise to MKRIAFVGTVGAGKTTLFNALQGNYSLARKTQAVEFNKNGDIDTPGEYFSHPRWYHALITTLQDVDTLIYVHAANDKESRLPAGLLDIGASKRHIAVISKTDMPDADVTATRELLRGIGFQEPIFELNSHDPQSVQHLVDYLTELSQKEEGAGENTYHS
- the eutS gene encoding ethanolamine utilization microcompartment protein EutS; the protein is MDKERIIQEFVPGKQVTLAHLIAHPGEELAKKIGVPEAGAIGIMTLTPGETAMIAGDLAMKAADVHIGFLDRFSGALVIYGSVGAVEEALLQTVSGLGRLLNFTLCDLTKS
- the maeB gene encoding NADP-dependent oxaloacetate-decarboxylating malate dehydrogenase, which gives rise to MDDQLKQSALDFHEFPVPGKIQVSPTKPLATQRDLALAYSPGVAAPCLEIEKDPLAAYKYTARGNLVAVISNGTAVLGLGNIGALAGKPVMEGKGVLFKKFAGIDVFDIEVDELDPDKFINVVAALEPTFGGINLEDIKAPECFYIEQKLRERMNIPVFHDDQHGTAIISTAAILNGLRVVEKNISDVRMVVSGAGAAAIACMNLLVALGMQKHNIVVCDSKGVIYKGREPNMAETKAAYAVDDDGKRTLDDVIDGADIFLGCSGPKVLTQEMVKKMARAPMILALANPEPEILPPLAKEVRPDAIICTGRSDYPNQVNNVLCFPFIFRGALDVGATAINEEMKLAAVHAIAELAHAEQSEVVASAYGDQDLSFGPEYIIPKPFDPRLIVKIAPAVAKAAMDSGVAMRPIADFDAYIDKLTEFVYKTNLFMKPIFSQARKAPKRVVLPEGEEARVLHATQELITLGLAKPILIGRPGVIEMRIQKLGLQIKAGVDFEIVNNESDPRFKEYWNEYYQIMKRRGITQEQAQRAVIANTTVIGAIMVQRGEADAMICGTIGDYHEHFSVVKAVFGYREGVHTAGAMNALLLPSGNTFIADTYVNDDPEPEELAEIAVMAAETVRRFGIEPKVALLSHSNFGSSDCPSAGKMRAALEIIKARAPDLMIDGEMHGDAALVESIRNDRMPDSPLKGSANILVMPNMEAARISYNLLRVSSSEGVTVGPVLMGVAKPVHVLTPIASVRRIVNMVALAVVEAQTQPL